A genomic stretch from Flavobacterium sp. includes:
- the apaG gene encoding Co2+/Mg2+ efflux protein ApaG, which yields MVSQITRGIKISVLTSFEGTYFKNYKIHFAFSYVVTIENHSKDSVQLTSRHWEIFDSLNDLDIVDGEGVIGKKPVLKPGENHTYSSGCLLSSPYGAMKGHFNMINFTTTKTFKVIVPTFRMCAPFALN from the coding sequence ATGGTTTCTCAAATTACTCGAGGCATAAAAATATCAGTTTTAACTAGTTTTGAAGGCACTTACTTCAAAAACTACAAGATCCATTTTGCTTTTAGTTATGTAGTTACAATCGAAAATCATAGTAAAGATTCTGTACAATTAACTTCTCGCCACTGGGAAATTTTCGATTCTCTAAATGATTTAGATATTGTTGACGGTGAAGGTGTTATTGGTAAAAAACCTGTTTTAAAACCAGGCGAAAACCATACTTACAGCTCTGGCTGTTTATTATCATCTCCTTATGGTGCCATGAAAGGTCATTTTAATATGATCAATTTCACGACAACTAAAACATTCAAAGTAATTGTGCCTACTTTTAGAATGTGCGCTCCTTTTGCATTGAACTAA
- a CDS encoding DUF5103 domain-containing protein — translation MPKFLYQSLIALFIFTSAKAQEIQTEVVPPYNIKTVTFVQNGNNVVPIFPLGDSFEFQFDDLFGNEANYYFEITHCDYNWKPTDIPKTDYLRGFDGQRIMDYSNSFNTLQIYSHYRLSFPNQFVTQIRLSGNYILKILNEDKEVVFSRKFIVYEEHCTVAAQVRRTRNLSNIDYKQNLDFTIASNDITFQTPTQNVKVLLLQNGNFNTAIKNVPPQYTIGNQLVYKYDGETQFWGGNEFLYFENKDIRAANNNVGRVGTNSDIYNAYLYTNAARGNQIYTNYDDVNGNFVVKNINGSDNSIEADYAWVYFTLSAPAFRLNKDIYITGMFNNYSLSPEYKMDYNTDKAVFEKAVMIKQGFTNFQYTVADKKGNIDYENAIDGNFYQTENEYTILVYYKESVDRYQRVIGKGNANSINIVN, via the coding sequence ATGCCAAAATTTTTATATCAAAGCTTAATTGCGCTTTTTATTTTTACTTCGGCGAAAGCCCAGGAAATACAAACTGAAGTAGTTCCTCCATATAATATCAAAACCGTAACTTTTGTTCAGAATGGCAATAATGTCGTTCCTATATTTCCATTAGGCGATTCATTTGAATTCCAATTTGATGATTTATTTGGCAATGAGGCCAACTATTATTTTGAAATCACACATTGCGATTATAACTGGAAACCTACAGATATTCCTAAAACGGATTATCTGAGAGGCTTTGACGGACAGCGAATTATGGATTATTCTAATTCTTTTAATACACTGCAGATTTATTCGCATTACCGTCTTTCTTTCCCAAATCAATTTGTTACCCAAATTAGATTATCAGGAAATTATATTCTGAAAATTTTAAATGAAGATAAAGAAGTAGTTTTCTCGAGAAAGTTTATTGTTTATGAAGAACATTGTACGGTTGCCGCACAGGTAAGAAGAACCCGAAACCTCAGCAATATTGATTATAAACAAAATCTGGATTTTACAATTGCTTCAAACGATATTACGTTTCAGACGCCAACACAAAATGTAAAAGTGCTTTTATTGCAAAACGGAAATTTTAATACTGCGATTAAAAATGTTCCGCCACAATATACAATTGGAAATCAACTGGTTTATAAGTATGACGGAGAGACTCAGTTTTGGGGCGGAAATGAATTTTTATATTTTGAAAATAAAGACATTCGTGCTGCCAATAATAATGTAGGCCGCGTTGGTACCAATAGTGATATTTACAATGCGTATTTGTATACCAATGCTGCAAGGGGAAACCAGATTTATACCAACTATGATGATGTAAACGGAAATTTTGTTGTGAAAAACATAAATGGTTCAGACAACAGCATTGAAGCTGATTATGCCTGGGTTTATTTTACTCTTTCGGCACCGGCTTTCAGGCTTAACAAGGACATTTATATTACCGGAATGTTCAACAATTACAGCCTTTCGCCAGAATATAAAATGGATTACAATACGGATAAAGCTGTTTTTGAAAAGGCTGTTATGATCAAACAAGGTTTTACTAATTTTCAATATACAGTTGCTGATAAAAAGGGAAATATTGATTATGAAAATGCGATTGACGGTAATTTTTATCAGACAGAAAATGAGTATACGATTTTAGTTTATTACAAAGAAAGTGTAGATCGTTATCAAAGAGTGATTGGAAAAGGCAACGCAAACTCCATAAATATAGTTAATTAA
- the pdeM gene encoding ligase-associated DNA damage response endonuclease PdeM: MNININNQNFVLHQSGAAFWEEKKILFISDLHLGKIAHFRKHGMAIPEKAVLENFTRLNEVLHLFDAETIIFLGDLFHSKINNEWNFFSDWTKTVSQQIILIEGNHDIISKKNYADLNIEIYEELIIDDFLLTHHPTTRENFFNLCGHIHPGIKLKGLGKQFLSLSCFFRKPHQMIFPSFGEFTGNFYLFPEENDKVYAITNDEVIEIKR; encoded by the coding sequence ATGAATATCAACATCAACAATCAAAATTTCGTTTTACATCAATCTGGTGCTGCTTTTTGGGAAGAAAAGAAAATTCTCTTTATTTCTGATTTGCACTTAGGAAAAATTGCGCATTTCAGAAAACACGGAATGGCGATTCCTGAAAAAGCAGTTTTAGAAAATTTTACCCGATTAAATGAAGTTTTACATTTATTTGATGCTGAAACTATTATTTTCCTCGGAGATTTGTTTCACAGTAAAATTAATAACGAATGGAATTTTTTCTCTGATTGGACTAAAACCGTTTCGCAGCAGATTATTTTAATTGAAGGCAATCACGACATCATCTCAAAGAAAAACTATGCCGATTTAAATATCGAAATCTACGAAGAATTAATTATTGATGATTTTCTTTTAACGCATCACCCAACAACAAGAGAAAACTTTTTTAATTTATGCGGACACATTCATCCGGGAATCAAACTAAAAGGATTGGGAAAACAATTCTTGAGTTTATCCTGTTTTTTTAGAAAACCGCATCAAATGATTTTTCCTTCTTTTGGAGAATTTACAGGCAATTTTTATTTATTTCCAGAAGAAAACGACAAAGTTTACGCTATTACTAACGATGAGGTAATCGAAATAAAACGTTGA
- a CDS encoding ligase-associated DNA damage response DEXH box helicase, producing MNREELYTIAENWFKSQGWKSFPFQTQTWTAFLQGKNGLLNAPTGSGKTYALWFPVVLDYIKKNPDYKTKHKPGLKAIWITPLRALSVEIKQAAERIITDLGLPLTVGIRSGDTSQSERTKQKNKMPDLLITTPESLQLLLASKQYGKTFANCGAIVVDEWHELMGTKRGVQMELALSRLKTIAPKMKIWGISATIGNLELAQEVLLGHDTEAYKNSVLIKAHINKKIKIESILPEKMETYPWRGHMGLHLIDEVAKIIRRSKTTLIFTNVRSACEIWFQAILERYPEFAGEIAMHHGSISRETRLWVEDAIRNEELKVVICTSSLDLGVDFAPVETIIQVGGPKGVARFLQRAGRSGHQPGKESMIYFLATHAMELIEASALKKAVAKTVVEDRMPYLNSWDVLVQYLNTLAVSDGFFPDEIYEEVKTTFCYQNITKENWNWILNFITNGSQSLQAYDEFKKVEIEEDGRYKINSRFIAMHHRMQMGTIVGDAVLNVKFLGGGFIGTVEEWFASKLQRGDVFTFAGRRLELFQIKNMQVLVRKADPKKTARVVSWMGGRMTLSAQMSELLREELYTANTDNLTPELKALKPIFDRQRKESIVPNNNEFLIETFKTREGYHAIFYPFEGRYVHEAMASLISYRISLLSPITFSLAYNDYGFELLSDQEIDMESVFDNNLFTTEYVHHDLQKSLNSTEMARRKFRDIAVIAGLVFTGMPGKPVKTKHLQSGSQLLFEVFRDYEPDNLLLQQAFIETFEHQLEEGRLIQAMERINSQNIVWKQCKKPTPFSFPIITDRLREKISSETLQERIKKMTASYMK from the coding sequence TTCCATTCCAGACGCAAACCTGGACGGCTTTTCTGCAAGGAAAAAACGGTTTATTAAACGCGCCAACCGGAAGCGGAAAAACCTATGCTTTGTGGTTTCCTGTAGTTCTCGATTACATCAAAAAAAATCCCGATTATAAAACCAAACACAAACCCGGATTAAAAGCCATCTGGATTACGCCATTACGAGCGCTTTCTGTAGAAATAAAACAAGCTGCGGAACGAATTATTACCGATTTAGGTTTGCCTTTAACTGTCGGAATTCGGTCTGGAGATACTTCGCAAAGCGAAAGAACGAAGCAGAAAAACAAAATGCCCGATCTATTAATTACAACGCCTGAAAGTTTACAGCTTTTGTTAGCATCAAAACAATACGGAAAAACATTTGCCAATTGCGGTGCAATTGTAGTTGACGAATGGCACGAATTAATGGGAACCAAACGTGGCGTGCAAATGGAATTGGCACTTTCGAGATTAAAAACAATCGCGCCAAAAATGAAAATCTGGGGAATTTCTGCAACAATTGGCAATCTCGAATTGGCGCAGGAAGTTTTATTGGGACACGATACGGAAGCTTATAAAAACTCGGTTTTAATAAAAGCCCACATCAATAAAAAAATAAAAATAGAATCGATTCTACCTGAAAAAATGGAAACCTATCCGTGGCGCGGACACATGGGTTTGCATTTGATTGATGAGGTTGCAAAAATTATCCGAAGAAGTAAAACAACTTTGATTTTTACGAATGTACGTTCAGCTTGCGAAATTTGGTTTCAGGCGATTTTAGAAAGATATCCTGAATTTGCCGGAGAAATCGCAATGCACCACGGAAGCATCAGCAGAGAAACCCGTTTATGGGTCGAAGATGCCATTAGAAACGAAGAATTAAAAGTAGTCATTTGTACTTCGAGTTTAGATCTTGGTGTTGATTTTGCTCCTGTTGAAACGATTATCCAAGTTGGCGGACCGAAGGGCGTTGCGAGATTTCTGCAAAGAGCAGGAAGAAGCGGACACCAGCCAGGAAAAGAAAGTATGATTTATTTTCTCGCCACACACGCAATGGAATTAATAGAAGCTTCGGCATTAAAAAAAGCGGTTGCCAAAACCGTTGTCGAAGACCGAATGCCGTATTTAAACAGTTGGGATGTTTTGGTTCAATATTTAAATACGCTAGCCGTTTCTGATGGATTTTTTCCAGATGAAATTTACGAAGAAGTAAAAACAACTTTCTGTTATCAAAATATAACCAAAGAAAACTGGAACTGGATTTTGAATTTCATTACAAACGGAAGCCAGAGTTTACAAGCTTACGACGAATTTAAAAAAGTAGAAATTGAAGAAGACGGACGTTATAAAATCAACAGTCGTTTTATTGCCATGCATCACAGAATGCAAATGGGAACTATTGTAGGCGATGCTGTTTTAAACGTAAAATTTCTTGGCGGAGGATTTATAGGAACTGTCGAAGAATGGTTTGCTTCAAAATTACAAAGAGGAGACGTTTTTACTTTTGCCGGAAGACGACTTGAATTGTTTCAGATAAAAAACATGCAGGTTTTGGTTCGAAAAGCTGATCCAAAGAAAACAGCGAGAGTTGTGAGCTGGATGGGAGGAAGAATGACTTTATCGGCACAAATGAGTGAATTGCTTCGGGAAGAATTGTATACTGCAAACACAGACAATTTGACTCCCGAACTAAAAGCTTTAAAACCTATTTTTGACAGACAACGAAAAGAAAGTATTGTACCCAATAACAATGAATTTTTAATTGAAACGTTTAAAACAAGAGAAGGTTATCACGCGATTTTTTATCCGTTTGAAGGTCGTTATGTTCATGAAGCAATGGCAAGTTTAATTTCGTATCGAATTAGTTTGCTGTCGCCAATCACATTTTCACTTGCTTACAACGATTACGGATTTGAACTGCTTTCTGATCAGGAAATTGATATGGAATCGGTTTTTGATAATAATTTATTCACGACAGAATATGTGCATCATGATTTGCAGAAAAGTTTAAATTCAACCGAAATGGCGCGCCGAAAATTCAGGGATATTGCCGTAATCGCCGGTTTGGTTTTTACCGGAATGCCAGGAAAACCAGTTAAAACAAAACATTTACAAAGCGGTTCGCAATTGCTTTTTGAAGTTTTTAGAGATTATGAACCCGATAATTTACTTTTGCAGCAGGCTTTTATCGAAACCTTTGAACATCAGTTAGAAGAAGGACGTTTGATTCAGGCAATGGAAAGAATTAACAGTCAAAATATTGTCTGGAAACAATGTAAAAAGCCAACGCCGTTTAGTTTTCCGATAATTACAGATCGTTTGCGAGAGAAAATATCAAGCGAAACTTTGCAGGAAAGAATTAAAAAAATGACGGCGAGTTATATGAAATAA